GAAATTCTTTAAAAAATATGTTTGAAGGAATTATACCTGAAGATAAAATATATGTTTGTGAAAATGGAGTTCAAGATGATATTGTTGCAACAGAAGATGAGATAAAAGAAAAAATAGATAGATATAATAAAGATACTAAAAAAAGAGTTTTATATTTAAGTAATCTTATGGAAGAGAAGGGAATATTGGACTTATTAAAAGCTTCAGAGAAATTTAATGATGATGAAATAGAATTTAATTTAGCTGGAGCAATAGAACCAAGTATAAAAAAGAAGATTGAAGAATACTTAAAAGAATATCCTAAAAAAATAAAATATCATGGAATAGTAAGAGGAGAACAAAAGAAAAAATTATTACTAGAAAATTATATTTTTATTTTACCAACTTACTATTCTAACGAAGGACAACCAATATCAATTTTAGAAGCTTATGCAACAGGATGTGCTGTAATAACAGATGAGACTATAGGTGGAATAAAAGATATATTTAAAAATGAGATAAACGGAATTAGTATAAGAAATAGAGATGTTGAAGATATTTTAAACGGAATAAAAAATATTTCAGATGTCAAGTATTTTGGAGAGAATTATAGACTGGTGAGAGAAAAAAATACAAAAGAAATATTTATAAAAAATATTGAAAAAATAGTTTTATAGGAGGTTAAACTATAGATAAAACAGTAAAAATATTGAATCTATTTTCATTTTTTGGAATAGTATTATTTGTATTAAATAATTATTTTTTGCAAAATTATAAAAGCTATAATGAGATAGTATTAGTTACAAATTTCATAATAATATTAATTTCTATATATGGTATGTATTTGGGAGATAAATATAATTATAGTTTAAATAAAATTTTTTATTTATTTGTATTTTTCTTTTTTGGAATTTCTCCTGCAATAGAATTTTCTTTAAACGTAAAATATTGGAATGGAAGTAAAATAAATGAGATTGAATATATTTGGATGAATATTATTATAATTATTATTTTATTATTTTATATCTATTTTTATAATTTTTTTTATAAAATAAAAGATTTAAAAATAGAAAAAAGTATAGTTTATTTTTTTTCAAAAAAATTAAAAAGTAGAATAAAAGTAACGTTTATTTTAGTATTTATTTCTTTTGTGAGTTTGCTAATTTTATTATTTTTTAATAAATTTAGTTTATATAGTTTATTATTAAGAGGTGGAGAGGGAGTAGAAACAATAAAAGTAGAAAAAATGACATGGTTATTAATAGGACAATTTATAAAACCTTTACCGATAGCTTGTTTAATTATTTTTAAAATAAAAAAAATAAAAAAAATATTTGTAGAAGTAGTTTTACTAGGAATAGTTTTATTAACTAATTTTCCGACATCAAGTGCTAGATTTTATGTTGCAGCAGTATATATTCCACTATTATTATTATACATTTCTTTTTATAAAAAAAAATTAATTTTAAATCAGAGCTTAATAATAGGAATGCTATTTTTATTTCCTTTATTAGATGAAATGAGAAGCTTTTCGGGAATAGAAAACTTGAAATTTGGATTTAAATTTGAAATGTTTTTAGAGGGA
This genomic window from Cetobacterium sp. NK01 contains:
- a CDS encoding O-antigen polymerase is translated as MQNYKSYNEIVLVTNFIIILISIYGMYLGDKYNYSLNKIFYLFVFFFFGISPAIEFSLNVKYWNGSKINEIEYIWMNIIIIIILLFYIYFYNFFYKIKDLKIEKSIVYFFSKKLKSRIKVTFILVFISFVSLLILLFFNKFSLYSLLLRGGEGVETIKVEKMTWLLIGQFIKPLPIACLIIFKIKKIKKIFVEVVLLGIVLLTNFPTSSARFYVAAVYIPLLLLYISFYKKKLILNQSLIIGMLFLFPLLDEMRSFSGIENLKFGFKFEMFLEGHFDSYQNFLRVVSNDIVTNGKQLQTSILFFVPRKLWSGKSIGSGAYVANELGLGFDNISMNYFGEGYINFGYMGIIIFTILLAFINSRFDKVYWEKLGQTNILKGIYLLSLGMLFFILRGDLLSSFAYTTGILFTVVFIYKLIIK
- a CDS encoding glycosyltransferase family 4 protein, whose amino-acid sequence is MKILIIGPFPNPITGQSIANEMVLNGLKENYEVDYIDTNFFKELTDKTKQGKFDFNKIKITLKNSFSECKKILKNNYDIVYMTPGGTFLGFMRFFHYMICSFFKKNKVFLHIHNGCFREVYNSQNNFKRKILDILLRKVNGVIVLGNSLKNMFEGIIPEDKIYVCENGVQDDIVATEDEIKEKIDRYNKDTKKRVLYLSNLMEEKGILDLLKASEKFNDDEIEFNLAGAIEPSIKKKIEEYLKEYPKKIKYHGIVRGEQKKKLLLENYIFILPTYYSNEGQPISILEAYATGCAVITDETIGGIKDIFKNEINGISIRNRDVEDILNGIKNISDVKYFGENYRLVREKNTKEIFIKNIEKIVL